The nucleotide sequence CTGCTGGTTGCCGGAGGCGGAACCTATTACTCATTTGATATCCCTGAGCAAGCGCAGGTGACAGACGCAGTGCAGGGAAAACAGTACAGTATTCATTGCCTTGATGCTAAGCCGAAAGCGGCCATTGATCGGAATGGAATGCTTCAGGTTACAGTCTGGAATATCTATAAACAGCAACGTGACACTTGGCAGGCAGCACTGGAAACATTCAGTGCAGACAGTGATCTGGTATTGATCCAGGAAGCCAAGCTGAGTGAATCTTTTCGCCACTATCTGGCGCAGAGTCCATGGCAGGTCACGATGGCAAATGCTTTTGCTTTTCTGGATACGCCTGCGGGCGTGATGAATCTTTCGCGCCATCAGGCGGCACAGACATGCGCTTATCTGGCTGTTGAACCCTGGTTGCGTATTCCAAAGTCTGCGTTGCTAGCCAGATTCCCGCTGACGAATGGGCAGCAGCTGACGGTGGTGAATCTGCATGGGATAAATTTT is from Photobacterium sp. TLY01 and encodes:
- a CDS encoding endonuclease/exonuclease/phosphatase family protein, encoding MFRKLAIVVGLTLLVAGGGTYYSFDIPEQAQVTDAVQGKQYSIHCLDAKPKAAIDRNGMLQVTVWNIYKQQRDTWQAALETFSADSDLVLIQEAKLSESFRHYLAQSPWQVTMANAFAFLDTPAGVMNLSRHQAAQTCAYLAVEPWLRIPKSALLARFPLTNGQQLTVVNLHGINFAWGLDEYRAQFDALSEQLEQAKGPVLLAGDFNTWREERMAVVARFIEELGLHEVTLDKDLRTRVLGWPLDHLFYRGLLLEQAEAPGTDASDHHPIIARFRLLESEAAKQ